One segment of Cololabis saira isolate AMF1-May2022 chromosome 9, fColSai1.1, whole genome shotgun sequence DNA contains the following:
- the LOC133450717 gene encoding granzyme A-like → MALLDNGTPFCGGILIDPQWVLTAAHCTGMKTVLLGVHSIKDKNKEKDSRQVQKVKKAIPHPCYDKTEHLNDLMLLKLQKKVKETKTVKSLKLAKTVSDPAAGTKCLAAGWGTTKSGVKKMSDVLMFVNVTVVGRAKCNSPGYYNFKPVITSSMVCAGSDGKTAADTCGGDSGGPLLCNGVLVGVTSFGDKDCGSLKKPGVYSFLSEKQLDWIKKTMKKY, encoded by the exons ATGGCCCTGCTGGACAACGGCACGCCGTTCTGTGGAGGGATATTAATCGATCCACAGTGGGTCCTGACTGCTGCCCACTGTACTGG CATGAAAACTGTGTTGCTGGGGGTGCACTCTATAAAAGacaagaacaaagaaaaagactCCAGGCAGGTCCAGAAGGTGAAGAAAGCGATTCCTCATCCCTGCTATGATAAAACCGAACATCTCAACGACCTCATGCTGCTCAAG CTTCAAAAGAAAGTAAAGGAAACCAAGACAGTGAAAAGTCTTAAACTGGCAAAAACTGTCAGTGATCCGGCAGCCGGCACCAAGTGCCTGGCAGCTGGATGGGGAACTACCAAGAGCGGGGTCAAGAAAATGTCGGATGTCCTGATGTTCGTCAACGTGACTGTGGTCGGCAGAGCAAAGTGTAACTCGCCGGGGTATTACAACTTCAAACCCGTCATCACCAGTAGCATGGTATGTGCCGGGTCAGACGGTAAAACCGCTGCAGATACCTGTGGG GGGGATTCAGGAGGACCGCTGCTGTGCAACGGGGTTCTGGTTGGAGTCACTTCATTTGGAGATAAGGATTGTGGATCGTTAAAGAAGCCTGGCGTATACTCTTTTCTCTCAGAAAAACAACTTGATTGGATCAAGAAGACAATGAAAAAGTATTGA